The nucleotide sequence CAAGCGGCGCCCCTGCGACGCTCTGAGGCACTGTGGCTTCGGTTTGCGTATGACCTTGCATGACCACGCGGTTTTGTTTTGTTCAGGGAAGCCCCCGGGGGCTGCACGGGGCGGCGATGGCGAGCACGGGAATGAGCAAGGAGCCTGCGACTGCGAACCGGGCGCAGCCAGTGCAGCGGGGTTGGGGCGGGGGGAAGTCAATGAGCGGAGGCCGCAGGCCGACCTGCCTTCAGGGTTGTTGGCCGGACGTTGGCACGGCAGCTAAAGAAGAACACGGGTTTTTGCCGAGGACTGGCTCAGCCGCTGACAGCAGAAGGCGTCAGCCTTGTGCGCCACACCTGCCAATGCTGACCCGCGGGGGCGCAAGACATAATGCCAATTATACGCATTAAGCCGCTCACGGATGCTCAGGCGGTTGCCCGGGCTCACCGGCGCAGTGCGTATAATTCCCCCGCATTATGTTCAATAGGCGTTGGGCGGCCTGGACCGGCTTAACGGGGACGCTCGTGGTTGAGCCGCCTGACGACTATTTACCCCCGCGTGCGCCGAGGCTGACGGGCAGTCCGGCCACGGTCTGCCCCCACACCGAACCCGCCCAACGTAACGGGGACGGGCGGACGCTCAGCGGCTATCGGAGGTTCAGGTCAGCTCTGGGCTGTCCGGCGGCGTGTCGGCATCGGCGTTATCGTCGGCGTACAGGTCGGCCAGTAAACCCACTTCATCGGCGTCGCGGACTTTTTCGTCGGCCATTTGCTCCGCCGGATGCGTACTGGCGTGCACCGCCTGCAAGGCCCGGATAGAGACCTGCGTATACACCTGGGTGGATTCCACGCTGGCATGGCCTAACATGGCCTGTATCCAGCGCAGGTCCGCGCCGTTCTCCAGCATCTGCGTTGCCATCGCATGCCGGAACAGGTGGCAGGCACCTTTTTTCTCGATACCCACCGCGTTGATATAAGCTGTCACCAGATTGCTGATACCGTTAGCCTGTAAGCCGTCCAGCCCATCCATTGCGACGAATAATGCCTTGACGTCTGGATTGACGATAAGTTGTGGCCGCACCTGTTGCTGATAGCGCTGTAGCCAGCTTAAGGCCCGTTCACCGAGGGGCAACACCCGGTCTTTATTCCCCTTGCCCTGCCGGATGGTCACCGTTTTGCGTTTTCCGTCAACGCTGTACACATCCAGCCGGGTTAATTCGCCCCGACGCATCCCGGTTGACCAGAGCAACTCCATCAACGCCCGGTCACGTATCCCC is from Photorhabdus laumondii subsp. laumondii and encodes:
- the xerC gene encoding site-specific tyrosine recombinase XerC, with amino-acid sequence MANRKPRKGSLLTVNDVYRQPVGPAHDPKSLYALLLRFVVWRQERNWSESTLKVQTHHTYHFILWATERGLYYAADITRPILERYQRYLYQYRKTNGEPLSTRTQRTQLEPLKVWFKWLTKQNLILANPAADIELPRLEKHLPRYILTIDETEQILAQPDLTTLQGIRDRALMELLWSTGMRRGELTRLDVYSVDGKRKTVTIRQGKGNKDRVLPLGERALSWLQRYQQQVRPQLIVNPDVKALFVAMDGLDGLQANGISNLVTAYINAVGIEKKGACHLFRHAMATQMLENGADLRWIQAMLGHASVESTQVYTQVSIRALQAVHASTHPAEQMADEKVRDADEVGLLADLYADDNADADTPPDSPELT